The nucleotide window GCTACATCAAACTCGTCCCTCCGTCAACAACGACGACATCTCCGGTTATATACTTCGAAGCGTCGGATGCAAGAAAAAGGGTGGCTCCTTTCAAATCGTCATCTCCGCCAAAACGGCGTAACGGTGTAAACGTCAGCATTGCTTGGCTGTTTTTGTCCATCAATTCCTTTGACATTTTCGTCTTAAACCAGCCCGGGGCAATGGCGTTGACGTTAATATTATGACGCCCCCATTTTACGGCTAAATCTTTCGTGAAGTTAATGACCGCGCCTTTGCTCGTATTATAAGGAATCGTATCCATCATTTCCGGCATCGAACTTTTCAGTGCCGCGACCGATGAAATGTTAATAATTCGTCCTCCCCCTTGTTCAATCATCACTCGGCCGACCGCCTGACTCATGAGAAAGGTGCCGGTGATGTTGACATTGATCACCTTTTGCCAAGCTTCCAACGGCACGTCAACAACCGCCGCTCCCCAAGTTGCGCCGCTGTTATTGATCAAAATATCAATAGACCCGAACGTCTCCTTCGTTTTGGCAACGAGATTATCCACGTCTTCTTGTTTGGTTACATCGCATTGCAGTGCCAACGTTTCAATTCCATATTCCTCTTTCAATTCTTCGGCGACTTCTTCACACGATGCCTTTTTCCGTGAACCAAGCACAACGTTAGCCCCGGCTTCTGCCATCGTTTCGGCGAACTGTGCACCGAGTCCCCGACCGCCACCGGTAACAATGGCTGTTTTTCCTTTGATATTAAAAAGATCCAATAGACTCATTAGATAGCCTCCCGTTACTGATTTTTCTCGCGTGATCGCGGAGCCTTACTGAGCATACAATGTACATTCGGCTGTAAATTCTGAACCTTTTTCTTATACTAACCATTTAGTATGCAAATATTATAACATAAAAATGGTATTATTAAATAAAAATTATCGATTGTATCAAAAAAGAAAAGAATGCTTTGCGTGTCAGGGTTTGAAAAAAGAATCTGGTTGCAGGCAAAGCATTAACTCTGAAGGGCGCATATGGCTATAAGTTTTTTAAACGGCGGGTATCCCGATCATGATGCTTCATTTTTTTCTATCCCTGAGAAATCAACATCCAGAAGCCGAAGCTGACGATCAACAAAATCAAAACGATCCTTGGTTTCGTTAAAGCGAGTATTCATTTCTTTCCTAGCCCCTATTTGACCATCGGTCAACACTTTTTGGCCAACTTTCAATTCTTCGATGTTTCCATCCATTCTATTCGTTCTCTCATCTATCGAATTAATTCTTCCGTCCATCGAGGTCGTTCTTTCTTCCATACGAGCTTGGCCTGATTTTAGACCTTGAATATCTTCATTCATTCGCCCATATGAAGTTTTTAACTCCGTAATATCTTGGTCCATTCCATCCAATTTCGTGAAAATTTGCTCTAACCTTTCATCGCTCATCGCTATCCACCCCTCCCCCCCAATCCGTTTTTCTAATAGCTCACCTCAATAATACCCGAACTTATATTCTGTTTCAATTGAAATTCGACCTACATACAATTAATATGGGGACTGCTGAATAACGGAAAAAGACTGGCACATAAGCATTTTCCGTTGGTGTTGTCAAAGCTGGATGCAAGGAAATCCATCCTATAAGCAACAAAACCCTTGCACTTCTGGCAACGTACGGAGGGACGGTGCTGCAATGGCGAGACTCCAGTGGAAAAACGGACGCGTCAAGCCCCCGAAGCGCCGGTTTTGCGCGAGGAGGCTTGACCGTTCGTCCGCGGAAAGCGAAGCCATGGAAGCGGCATCCCGGTTTCAGCTGATAACTGCAAGTTGTTCAGCAATCCCTAATATAGCTCGATTAATAAAAACTCCTATACAGCATTAGTTACTCACCGCCTTCCCGGATTGATCGTTCTACACCACCCACACTTATTTAATAATCCAATCCATTCTGCTGGAAAGGAGCTTTCTGTCCAACACTTGCGTCAAATTAAATACTTGGAGATCAAAATATGGGCTTTTGTGGCCAGAATAATCTTTCCAATTTTCCGCTACAAATTTTAAATCTTCTGCTTTAATCAAGGCTACTCCTGTATCGCCCTCGGAAAAAACCTTCAATTTTTGTG belongs to Salicibibacter cibi and includes:
- a CDS encoding SDR family oxidoreductase, translated to MSLLDLFNIKGKTAIVTGGGRGLGAQFAETMAEAGANVVLGSRKKASCEEVAEELKEEYGIETLALQCDVTKQEDVDNLVAKTKETFGSIDILINNSGATWGAAVVDVPLEAWQKVINVNITGTFLMSQAVGRVMIEQGGGRIINISSVAALKSSMPEMMDTIPYNTSKGAVINFTKDLAVKWGRHNINVNAIAPGWFKTKMSKELMDKNSQAMLTFTPLRRFGGDDDLKGATLFLASDASKYITGDVVVVDGGTSLM